In Desulfomicrobium apsheronum, a single window of DNA contains:
- a CDS encoding GrlR family regulatory protein has product MQDGMYWLRLVAYDKSEEGVAVVRQGLVNGGGPGYVWQGRLISEDGTVRGNLVVRKWNPQTPPDLGMFKTANLGIDGRHDASARSFELEGHAHGHHVVHLHISGHWLGELTDGGL; this is encoded by the coding sequence ATGCAGGATGGCATGTACTGGCTGCGCCTCGTGGCCTACGACAAGTCCGAAGAAGGCGTGGCGGTCGTCAGGCAGGGGCTGGTGAACGGCGGCGGGCCTGGTTATGTCTGGCAGGGTCGCCTGATATCGGAGGATGGGACCGTGCGTGGGAATCTGGTCGTGCGCAAATGGAATCCGCAGACACCGCCGGACCTTGGCATGTTCAAGACGGCCAATCTGGGTATTGATGGCCGCCATGATGCATCAGCCCGCTCTTTTGAACTGGAAGGGCACGCGCATGGGCACCATGTGGTGCATCTGCACATCAGCGGGCATTGGCTCGGAGAATTGACGGATGGCGGCCTGTAA
- a CDS encoding MFS transporter gives MNTPQNRPMYLFLLGLAVLSALGFQGWRTLFNNYAVEIAQVTGQQMGVIQGLREVPGFMALLVIYLLLFVREHRLAVLSLMVMGLGLMLTGMMPSFGGLVLTTLIMSFGFHYYETLSQSLTLQYFSVTQSPVVMGRLRAMGSAGNIVIGLVFLVAVNHATYQTLYMLLGIFIIGAASLFLLAKPTRTDLPLQHKSMVMRRRYWLFYVLTFLSGSRRQIFVAFAVFLMVSKFGYTVTEITLLFMLNNAVNYFLSPMIGRAVNRFGERKVLTLEYSALLFIFLGYALTDSKLLVAVLYILDHIFYNFAMAIRSFFQKIADPRDIAPSMAVGFTINHIAAVIIPIAGGLLWMVDYRIPFVSGAVLSLVSLAFVQCIRTEKA, from the coding sequence ATGAACACCCCGCAAAACCGGCCCATGTATCTCTTCCTCCTCGGGCTTGCCGTTTTGAGCGCCCTCGGCTTCCAGGGCTGGCGCACGCTTTTCAACAACTACGCCGTGGAAATCGCGCAGGTAACCGGCCAGCAGATGGGCGTCATCCAGGGCCTGCGAGAGGTGCCGGGTTTTATGGCGCTGCTCGTGATCTACCTGCTGCTCTTCGTGCGCGAGCATCGCCTGGCCGTGCTCTCGCTGATGGTCATGGGGCTGGGATTGATGCTGACGGGCATGATGCCAAGCTTCGGCGGTCTTGTTCTGACCACCCTGATCATGTCCTTCGGATTCCACTACTATGAGACCTTGAGCCAATCCCTGACCCTGCAATACTTCAGTGTCACCCAGAGCCCGGTGGTCATGGGCCGTCTGCGTGCGATGGGCTCGGCGGGCAATATCGTCATCGGACTCGTCTTTCTGGTGGCCGTGAACCACGCCACCTATCAGACCCTGTATATGCTGCTCGGCATCTTCATCATTGGGGCGGCCAGCCTCTTCCTGCTGGCCAAGCCCACACGCACGGACCTGCCGTTGCAGCACAAGAGCATGGTCATGCGCCGCCGCTACTGGCTTTTTTACGTGCTGACCTTTTTGTCCGGATCCCGGCGGCAGATTTTCGTGGCTTTCGCCGTGTTCCTGATGGTCTCGAAGTTCGGATATACGGTCACGGAGATCACGCTGCTGTTCATGCTCAACAACGCCGTGAATTATTTTCTGAGCCCCATGATCGGCCGGGCCGTGAACCGCTTCGGTGAACGCAAGGTGCTGACCCTTGAGTACTCTGCCCTGCTCTTCATCTTTCTCGGCTACGCCTTGACCGACAGCAAACTCCTGGTGGCCGTCCTCTACATTCTGGACCACATCTTCTACAATTTCGCCATGGCCATCCGCTCCTTTTTCCAGAAGATCGCCGACCCGCGCGACATCGCTCCAAGCATGGCCGTGGGGTTCACCATCAACCACATTGCGGCCGTGATCATTCCAATCGCGGGCGGCCTGCTCTGGATGGTGGATTACCGCATCCCCTTCGTCAGCGGCGCGGTGCTGAGCCTTGTATCCCTGGCCTTCGTGCAGTGCATCCGCACGGAGAAGGCGTGA
- a CDS encoding DMT family transporter — MKHQTPPNSLQGILFALGATIIWSGNFIVARSLNQSIEPATLSLLRWATAFLGLLPFACRAAWSQRAAIKQSMPAMIPMALLGVTTFNALLYKAAHTTSALNLSLIATSTPVFIILLARIFLRESLTVRKMTGLAVALAGVVLLITGGDPKRLTNLEFSIGDLWMSLAAVIFAAYSILVRRFPGGLSQSVFLLTLFGTGIIFLIPWTGWEVFTHGLPTITLGAAGAILYVGLGASLAAYAMWNSAVTSIGPSLAGLIYYTLPLFSGFSAFVLLGEPMGLIHLTSAGCILGGILLATRG; from the coding sequence ATGAAGCACCAAACACCTCCGAATTCCTTGCAAGGAATCCTCTTCGCCCTTGGCGCCACCATCATCTGGTCAGGCAACTTCATCGTGGCCCGCAGCCTGAACCAGAGCATCGAACCTGCCACCCTGTCCCTGCTTCGCTGGGCCACGGCCTTTCTGGGCCTTTTGCCGTTCGCCTGCCGCGCGGCATGGTCACAGCGCGCGGCCATCAAGCAAAGCATGCCGGCCATGATTCCCATGGCGCTCCTCGGCGTCACGACCTTCAACGCCCTGCTCTACAAAGCCGCGCACACCACCTCGGCACTGAATCTTTCGCTCATCGCCACGTCCACGCCGGTGTTCATCATTCTTCTGGCCCGCATCTTTCTGCGCGAAAGCCTGACCGTCCGGAAAATGACCGGTCTGGCCGTTGCGCTGGCCGGAGTCGTGTTGCTCATTACCGGCGGCGACCCAAAGCGCCTGACCAACCTGGAATTTTCCATCGGGGATCTGTGGATGAGCCTGGCCGCCGTGATCTTTGCAGCCTACAGCATTCTGGTGCGCCGTTTCCCGGGCGGCCTGAGCCAGTCCGTGTTTCTGCTGACGCTTTTCGGCACGGGCATCATTTTTCTGATCCCCTGGACCGGATGGGAAGTGTTCACTCACGGACTCCCGACAATCACCCTGGGCGCGGCAGGAGCCATCCTCTACGTCGGCCTCGGCGCGTCCCTGGCCGCCTACGCCATGTGGAACAGCGCCGTGACCTCCATCGGCCCGTCCCTGGCCGGACTCATCTACTACACTCTGCCGCTTTTCAGCGGATTCTCGGCCTTTGTGCTGCTTGGCGAGCCCATGGGGCTGATCCATCTTACCAGCGCCGGCTGCATCCTCGGCGGCATTCTGCTGGCCACGCGCGGATAA
- a CDS encoding MarC family protein produces MITLFISLSMKLFFLLTPFFVLTVFLSMTEHMTKAEQRKVAIRTTMAVMVISLILYFAGNPIFSTLGITLDGFRIGAGSLLFLSAVSLVSGKRSAQEAAPDVDFAVVPLAIPITVGPATIGTLLILGAELGGAAERAVGAGALVCSCLAVGVLLRSARPLKKLLGSVGLSVMTKITGLVLSAMAAQIVFTGIRNFLQ; encoded by the coding sequence ATGATCACCCTTTTCATCAGTTTGAGCATGAAACTCTTTTTTCTGCTCACCCCCTTCTTCGTCCTGACCGTGTTCCTGTCCATGACCGAGCACATGACCAAGGCCGAGCAGCGCAAGGTGGCCATCCGCACCACCATGGCCGTCATGGTCATAAGCCTTATCCTCTATTTCGCAGGAAACCCAATCTTCTCCACCCTGGGCATCACCCTGGACGGTTTCCGCATCGGCGCGGGGAGCCTGCTGTTCCTCTCGGCCGTGTCCCTGGTCTCGGGCAAGCGCTCCGCACAGGAGGCGGCTCCCGACGTGGATTTCGCCGTGGTGCCCCTGGCCATCCCCATCACCGTGGGCCCGGCCACCATCGGCACGCTGCTCATCCTCGGCGCGGAGTTGGGCGGTGCCGCAGAACGAGCCGTGGGCGCTGGAGCGCTGGTCTGCTCCTGCCTGGCCGTGGGAGTGCTGCTGCGTTCGGCCAGGCCCCTGAAAAAGCTGCTCGGCTCCGTGGGCCTGTCCGTCATGACCAAGATCACGGGGCTTGTCCTCTCGGCCATGGCTGCGCAGATTGTCTTCACGGGGATCAGGAACTTCCTTCAGTAG
- a CDS encoding (Fe-S)-binding protein, translated as MNIPKLPPELLTLARNISSKCTRCLACQIRCAFLKEHGTPGELAERLLASGTGLGRAYECSLCGLCQATCPLGLALPDFFLAMRRAALKEGRVSLTPYRSILNYEAVGASALFRLFKLPAGGHTVLFPGCAFPGAHPDTALALYKHLRASDPALGLVLGCCFKPSHDFGRQDFFKKRFGALREKLLSRGVRTVLTACPNCFKIFDQYGDGLAVRSVVETLAENLPADRPRQRGTAIVHTPCPLRFEKKIQEDILGVARASGLDVEKTRQDGALAPCCGAGGAVTPLRTDYAENWTGEVKMRAQGRFVLTSCAGCVQTLSRHTRTIHLLDLIFFPQAARRGTLSRPRGLGSYLHRLLFKWKALSIPSLLSLRTRG; from the coding sequence ATGAATATCCCGAAGCTGCCTCCAGAACTGCTCACGCTGGCCCGGAACATTTCCTCAAAATGCACGCGGTGTCTGGCCTGCCAGATCCGCTGCGCGTTCCTTAAGGAGCACGGCACGCCCGGAGAGCTTGCCGAACGTCTGCTCGCAAGCGGCACCGGACTTGGCCGCGCCTATGAATGCAGCCTGTGCGGATTGTGCCAAGCCACCTGTCCCCTGGGCCTGGCCCTGCCCGACTTTTTCCTGGCCATGCGCCGGGCCGCGCTGAAGGAAGGGCGAGTCAGCCTGACTCCATACCGTTCAATACTGAACTATGAAGCGGTGGGAGCCTCCGCCCTGTTCCGCCTTTTCAAGCTTCCTGCCGGGGGGCACACCGTCCTTTTCCCCGGCTGCGCCTTTCCCGGCGCCCACCCGGACACAGCCCTTGCCCTTTACAAGCACCTGCGCGCAAGCGACCCGGCCCTGGGGCTGGTTCTGGGTTGCTGCTTCAAACCTTCGCACGACTTTGGACGGCAAGACTTCTTCAAGAAGCGTTTTGGCGCGTTGCGCGAGAAGCTCCTGTCGCGCGGAGTGCGCACGGTACTCACGGCCTGCCCCAACTGCTTCAAGATATTCGACCAATACGGAGACGGACTTGCGGTGCGCAGCGTGGTCGAGACGCTGGCCGAAAATCTTCCCGCAGACCGCCCCCGGCAGCGTGGTACGGCCATTGTGCACACGCCGTGCCCCTTGAGATTTGAAAAAAAGATTCAGGAAGACATTCTGGGAGTTGCCCGCGCATCGGGCCTGGATGTGGAGAAGACGAGGCAGGACGGAGCCTTGGCACCATGTTGCGGAGCTGGCGGAGCCGTCACCCCTTTACGAACGGATTACGCGGAAAACTGGACCGGGGAAGTAAAGATGCGCGCCCAGGGACGGTTTGTGTTGACCTCATGCGCGGGGTGCGTCCAGACCCTTTCGCGACATACCCGCACCATCCATCTGCTGGATCTGATCTTTTTCCCGCAGGCGGCGCGGCGCGGAA